From a region of the Halanaerobium hydrogeniformans genome:
- a CDS encoding sigma-54-dependent Fis family transcriptional regulator, producing MNIDIKKIEEAWQKFIEEDIVIENNLRNVIIESWQRCKEYQVNPFSGRGSHIADKTLQRIRKANQNLIRIAQPFMEELAEIVKDSGFVVVLTDNKGMIMESTGDKQTLSNAEKLKFTPGSYWSEEKVGTNAIGTIIKIDRPLQVIGAEHYCQEHHPWTCSAAPIHNPQGELIGILDMSGPFDHAHPHTLGMVVAAAKSIENQLSLTDKNKELRKTNKFSNAVFNSMSEGLISINKFGSVIFINQAASRMFGIDRKKVNNKDVRDILGEQKVVEKMLAEHKVFTDEDIYIHKNEEKLYFNASARMMLSHGGVADGFIIILRKMKTVKKIVNRMSGSEARFSFKDIIGKDPGLKKVLETAKMISNSDAAVLIEGESGTGKEMVAQAIHNNSTRSKRVFLSINCAAIPQSLLESELFGYEGGSFTGARKKGRPGKFELASGGTLLLDEIGEMPLNMQASLLRVLQEKEINRIGGLEPVAVDVRILASTNKDLEEEVAKGNFRKDLFFRLNTVKLEMPPLRKRKKDIEKLIEHFIFILNQRSNKNIHGVEKKVIDLLEGYNWPGNVRELQNVIERAALLSEDGLIRIEQLPEDLKESEQFNFSNFDPGQIPLVKLKDMEKIMLKHSLTQTKTITEAAKALGVSRSTFYRKADQFNIKI from the coding sequence ATGAATATAGATATTAAAAAAATCGAAGAGGCCTGGCAAAAGTTTATAGAAGAGGATATTGTAATTGAGAATAATTTAAGAAATGTGATTATTGAATCATGGCAGCGCTGTAAGGAGTATCAGGTAAATCCCTTTAGTGGGAGGGGTTCACATATTGCCGATAAAACTTTACAGAGAATTAGAAAGGCCAATCAGAATTTAATAAGAATTGCTCAGCCCTTTATGGAAGAATTAGCTGAGATAGTAAAAGATTCTGGTTTTGTTGTGGTATTAACAGATAATAAAGGTATGATTATGGAATCTACAGGTGATAAGCAGACTCTTAGCAATGCAGAAAAATTGAAATTCACTCCTGGTTCTTACTGGTCAGAAGAAAAGGTTGGAACTAATGCGATCGGAACAATAATAAAAATAGATAGACCACTTCAGGTCATTGGTGCAGAACATTATTGTCAAGAACATCATCCCTGGACCTGTTCTGCTGCTCCTATTCATAACCCTCAGGGAGAGTTAATTGGTATTTTAGATATGTCCGGTCCTTTTGATCATGCTCACCCACATACTCTCGGTATGGTAGTTGCTGCAGCTAAATCAATTGAAAATCAGCTTTCTTTAACTGATAAAAACAAAGAATTAAGAAAAACAAATAAATTTTCTAATGCTGTCTTTAACTCGATGTCAGAAGGTTTAATTTCTATAAATAAATTTGGGAGTGTTATTTTTATAAATCAGGCTGCTTCAAGAATGTTCGGTATTGATAGGAAAAAAGTAAATAACAAAGATGTAAGAGATATATTAGGAGAGCAAAAAGTAGTAGAAAAGATGTTAGCTGAACACAAAGTTTTTACAGATGAAGATATCTATATCCATAAGAATGAAGAAAAATTATACTTTAATGCTTCTGCCAGAATGATGTTAAGCCATGGTGGAGTTGCAGATGGTTTTATTATAATATTGCGTAAAATGAAAACTGTAAAAAAGATAGTTAATAGAATGTCCGGTAGTGAAGCAAGATTTTCTTTTAAGGATATCATCGGTAAAGATCCAGGTTTAAAAAAGGTTTTAGAAACAGCTAAAATGATCAGCAATAGTGATGCTGCAGTACTAATTGAAGGTGAAAGTGGGACAGGAAAAGAGATGGTTGCCCAGGCAATTCATAATAACAGCACCCGCAGTAAAAGGGTCTTTTTAAGTATTAACTGTGCTGCTATTCCGCAAAGCTTATTAGAAAGTGAGTTATTTGGTTATGAAGGAGGAAGCTTTACAGGTGCTCGCAAAAAGGGGAGACCTGGTAAATTCGAACTGGCTTCAGGTGGAACATTACTCTTAGATGAAATAGGAGAAATGCCGCTTAATATGCAGGCAAGCCTTTTAAGAGTTCTGCAGGAAAAAGAGATTAATAGAATAGGTGGTTTAGAACCTGTAGCAGTAGATGTAAGGATTTTAGCTTCTACAAATAAAGATTTAGAAGAAGAAGTAGCAAAGGGTAATTTCCGTAAAGACTTATTTTTTAGATTAAATACTGTGAAATTAGAAATGCCTCCTTTAAGAAAAAGAAAAAAAGATATAGAAAAACTGATAGAACATTTTATTTTTATTTTAAACCAGAGAAGCAATAAAAATATCCATGGAGTAGAAAAAAAGGTAATTGATCTACTTGAAGGATATAACTGGCCTGGCAATGTAAGAGAATTACAGAATGTTATTGAAAGAGCAGCTCTTTTATCTGAAGATGGTTTAATTAGGATTGAACAGCTTCCAGAAGACCTTAAAGAAAGTGAGCAATTTAATTTTAGTAATTTTGATCCAGGTCAAATTCCTTTAGTTAAGCTCAAAGATATGGAAAAAATAATGTTAAAACACAGTTTAACTCAAACCAAAACAATTACTGAGGCTGCAAAAGCACTTGGGGTTAGTCGCTCTACATTTTATAGAAAAGCTGATCAATTCAATATAAAAATTTAA
- a CDS encoding thiamine pyrophosphate-dependent dehydrogenase E1 component subunit alpha encodes MKESKEELVELLEKMLVIREFETKVQKHFAEGEIPGFVHLYLGEEAVAVGACSALKEDDFITSTHRGHGHLLARGGDIKKMMAEIFGKATGYNKGKGGSMHIADVSLGILGANGIVGAGLPIAAGSGISAQILNKDSVTICFFGDGASNRGTFHEAINMASVWNLPVVFVCENNLYGISMPQYTNDKRKGQNIQDVSDRAVAYGISGVTVDGNDVMAVNEAVVEAVKKARAGGGPSLIECKTYRHRGHFEGDPTVYRSDEEVKRWKEKDPIDRFVKVLKDQEVLDDDGYKKLRQEVKGRIEEALQFAQESPEPDPSEVTTDVYYGGAE; translated from the coding sequence TTGAAGGAAAGTAAAGAAGAATTGGTTGAATTGTTAGAGAAAATGTTAGTAATCCGTGAATTTGAGACCAAGGTACAGAAACATTTTGCAGAAGGTGAAATTCCAGGTTTCGTGCATCTTTATTTAGGTGAAGAAGCAGTTGCGGTTGGTGCCTGTAGTGCTCTTAAAGAAGATGATTTTATAACCAGTACTCACCGTGGACATGGTCACCTGTTAGCTAGAGGTGGAGATATTAAGAAAATGATGGCTGAGATTTTTGGTAAAGCCACCGGTTATAATAAAGGTAAGGGTGGCTCAATGCACATTGCAGATGTTAGTCTTGGTATTCTTGGAGCAAATGGTATTGTTGGTGCAGGTTTGCCAATAGCTGCCGGTTCCGGAATAAGTGCTCAAATATTAAATAAAGATTCTGTTACTATCTGTTTCTTTGGTGATGGAGCCTCAAATAGGGGTACATTCCATGAAGCAATTAATATGGCTTCTGTATGGAATTTACCTGTAGTTTTTGTTTGTGAAAATAATCTATACGGAATTTCAATGCCTCAATATACCAATGATAAAAGAAAAGGACAAAACATTCAGGATGTATCAGATCGGGCAGTAGCATATGGTATTTCTGGTGTAACAGTTGACGGTAATGATGTTATGGCCGTTAATGAAGCTGTTGTAGAAGCAGTTAAAAAAGCTAGAGCTGGAGGCGGACCAAGCTTAATCGAATGTAAAACTTATCGTCACCGCGGACACTTCGAAGGAGACCCAACTGTTTATAGATCAGATGAGGAAGTAAAACGCTGGAAAGAAAAAGATCCTATTGATAGATTTGTTAAAGTTCTTAAAGACCAGGAAGTTCTCGATGATGACGGCTATAAAAAACTTCGACAAGAAGTTAAGGGCAGAATAGAAGAAGCACTCCAGTTTGCCCAGGAAAGCCCTGAGCCAGATCCATCAGAAGTTACAACAGATGTTTATTATGGGGGTGCTGAATAA
- a CDS encoding alpha-ketoacid dehydrogenase subunit beta translates to MKKLSYAEALREAMAEEMEKDSSVFIMGEDVGIFGGCFGVTGDLVERFGEDRVRDTPITETAIIGGAVGAAMTGSRPIAEIMFAGFLGVSMDEIFNQAAKMCYMTGGQAKVPMVLRAPNGAGIGAAAQHSERTEAWFTHIPGLKVVYPSNAADAKGLLKTAIRDDNPVMFFEHKILYNHVGDVPEDEDYVIPFGVAKIKREGSDLTIIATGIEVSHSLEAAEKLAEEGISVEVIDPRTLVPLDKETILKSVEKTGKLLIVSEETKRGSFASEISAVVAEEGLFYLEQPIKRVCAPDAPVPFSSVLEQAYLPNPDDIVAAVKEML, encoded by the coding sequence ATGAAAAAATTAAGTTATGCTGAAGCTTTAAGAGAAGCAATGGCAGAAGAAATGGAAAAAGATAGCTCAGTATTTATAATGGGTGAAGATGTAGGTATATTTGGGGGCTGTTTTGGTGTTACAGGTGATCTTGTAGAAAGATTTGGTGAAGATAGAGTTAGAGATACACCTATTACCGAAACCGCGATTATCGGTGGTGCAGTTGGGGCAGCAATGACTGGAAGTCGCCCTATTGCAGAAATAATGTTTGCAGGCTTTTTGGGGGTATCAATGGATGAGATTTTCAATCAGGCTGCCAAAATGTGTTATATGACAGGTGGTCAGGCTAAAGTACCAATGGTCTTAAGAGCACCTAATGGAGCAGGTATTGGAGCAGCAGCCCAACACTCCGAAAGAACAGAAGCCTGGTTTACTCATATTCCAGGTCTTAAAGTAGTTTATCCTTCTAATGCAGCAGATGCAAAAGGGCTCTTAAAAACAGCGATTCGTGATGATAATCCGGTCATGTTTTTTGAGCACAAAATATTATATAATCATGTTGGAGATGTACCAGAAGATGAAGATTATGTAATACCTTTTGGAGTTGCTAAAATTAAAAGAGAAGGTAGTGACTTAACCATAATTGCTACAGGTATAGAAGTTAGTCATTCTCTGGAAGCTGCAGAAAAATTAGCAGAAGAAGGAATAAGTGTAGAAGTAATTGACCCAAGAACATTAGTTCCACTTGATAAAGAAACTATTTTAAAATCAGTTGAGAAAACTGGTAAATTATTAATAGTTTCTGAAGAAACTAAAAGAGGTTCATTTGCTTCAGAAATTTCTGCAGTAGTTGCAGAAGAAGGCCTGTTCTATCTAGAGCAGCCAATTAAAAGAGTCTGTGCACCAGATGCACCAGTTCCATTCAGTAGTGTACTAGAGCAAGCCTATCTACCAAATCCAGATGACATTGTTGCTGCAGTAAAAGAGATGTTGTAA
- a CDS encoding ATP-NAD kinase family protein produces the protein MTENINSVGIIANPASGRDIRRLVAHGSVFDNVEKVNIVRRILLALNNLDLDKVYIMPDSFGIGNSALNGLWGEEKKNFKLDVEIMDMIINGSAEDSFNAACLMEENGVDVIIVLGGDGTNRVVVKALKNTAVLSLSTGTNNVFPIMAESTMLGLAAGLYTKFTPEEREKVTKPIKCIYIIIDGEIVDIALIDAVVVNESYIGSKALWHVELLEEILVTRSTSYDIGMVSIAGRLTDVGVLDNGGAFIRIGDSEHKVKAAIAPGVIKTIPIKDWRRIKQEEVIELPKKKRIIALDGEREVVVKKDQNLKMQLTYAPARFLDYKAALELADSKKMLEVK, from the coding sequence GTGACTGAAAATATTAATTCAGTTGGAATCATTGCTAATCCAGCCTCCGGAAGAGATATCCGGAGGTTGGTAGCACATGGTTCTGTCTTTGATAATGTTGAAAAAGTCAATATTGTAAGGCGTATACTGCTGGCTTTAAATAATCTTGATCTGGATAAAGTATATATAATGCCTGATTCATTTGGAATAGGTAATTCTGCTTTAAATGGACTCTGGGGTGAGGAAAAGAAAAACTTCAAGCTTGATGTAGAAATTATGGATATGATCATAAATGGTTCAGCAGAAGATTCTTTTAATGCTGCCTGTTTGATGGAAGAAAACGGGGTAGATGTAATCATCGTCTTAGGTGGAGATGGTACAAATAGGGTTGTTGTAAAAGCTCTAAAAAATACAGCAGTACTTTCGCTATCAACAGGAACAAATAATGTTTTTCCAATTATGGCCGAAAGTACGATGTTGGGGCTTGCAGCAGGTTTATATACTAAATTTACTCCTGAAGAAAGAGAAAAAGTAACCAAGCCAATAAAGTGTATCTATATCATTATAGATGGAGAAATAGTCGATATAGCATTAATAGATGCAGTAGTGGTTAATGAATCATATATAGGAAGTAAAGCACTCTGGCATGTAGAATTATTAGAAGAAATACTTGTTACCAGAAGCACTTCCTATGATATTGGGATGGTTTCAATTGCCGGTCGTTTAACAGATGTTGGAGTACTTGATAATGGTGGAGCTTTTATTAGAATAGGTGATTCAGAACATAAGGTTAAAGCTGCAATTGCTCCAGGTGTTATCAAAACTATTCCAATTAAAGATTGGAGGAGAATAAAACAGGAAGAAGTTATTGAGCTTCCCAAGAAAAAAAGAATAATTGCTCTGGATGGGGAAAGAGAAGTAGTTGTAAAAAAAGATCAAAATTTAAAAATGCAGTTGACTTATGCTCCTGCCAGATTTTTAGATTATAAAGCAGCTTTAGAACTGGCTGACAGCAAAAAAATGCTGGAGGTGAAGTAA
- a CDS encoding class I SAM-dependent methyltransferase, producing the protein MDLDQLAEKYADWYKTARGSYVGENEYQCLARHIGDCSGKKIIEVGCGTGFFLRKFAVDAEETVGLDITEGMLTAGRKIAREKGIDINFIQGDVTENIPFADNYFDIVYSNSMIEFFEAGEELEAVLKEMWRVLKPGGRYVIGVLNSKSTWAYKRIAETIEKDSIFSEATFYSWEELKAILGKFGQVKIESTLFVPPYFKAKEDFDWFKDLEAEFKARYPKRGALLVASVVKEEGN; encoded by the coding sequence TTGGATCTAGATCAATTGGCAGAAAAATATGCGGATTGGTATAAAACTGCCAGAGGAAGTTATGTTGGCGAAAATGAATATCAGTGTCTTGCCAGACACATTGGTGATTGTTCTGGAAAAAAAATTATTGAAGTTGGCTGTGGTACTGGCTTTTTTTTAAGGAAATTTGCAGTTGATGCAGAAGAAACCGTAGGTTTAGATATAACAGAAGGTATGTTAACTGCGGGCAGAAAAATTGCCAGAGAAAAAGGTATAGATATCAATTTTATTCAGGGAGATGTAACCGAAAATATTCCTTTTGCAGATAATTATTTTGATATAGTCTATTCTAATTCAATGATAGAATTTTTTGAAGCCGGAGAGGAATTAGAAGCTGTATTAAAAGAAATGTGGAGGGTTCTTAAACCAGGTGGTAGATATGTAATTGGTGTTCTAAATTCAAAAAGCACCTGGGCATATAAAAGAATTGCAGAAACTATAGAAAAAGATAGTATTTTTTCTGAAGCTACTTTTTACAGTTGGGAAGAACTAAAAGCTATTTTAGGAAAATTTGGTCAGGTAAAAATTGAATCAACACTTTTTGTTCCACCATATTTTAAAGCTAAAGAGGACTTTGATTGGTTTAAAGATTTAGAAGCTGAATTTAAAGCACGTTATCCTAAAAGGGGAGCACTGTTAGTTGCAAGTGTTGTAAAAGAGGAGGGAAATTGA
- a CDS encoding dihydrolipoamide acetyltransferase family protein → MSNQLLMPKLGLTMEEGTLIEWYIKEGDSFTEGDLIYSVETEKLTNDVEANQSGEILEILVQEGETVPVKTPVANLVGYEGDSAAESKEEASQEEAEPKEDVQEKEVKKAKKEISSDMKVVAAPKARKIASDNDISLEEVAAALGKSRLSVSDVEEYLASEPEEVEVEVKKEKKTAAKKQSSSMRKIIAERLTESWRAPHIYLRREIDVEALMCFKESLKAEGRNVSLNDVITYVTAKAISDSKKVNTVGTGDGEFEVAEDINIGLAVAVEDGLLVPVVKNADQYRIEELAAKSRDLISRTKENKLTPDEMQGGTFTITNLGMFGVDEFTAILNPPQSAILAVGTIKEKLYIDSFNELQQKRVINFTLGLDHRSIDGATGAKFMQKFASYIENPYLCF, encoded by the coding sequence ATGTCAAATCAATTGTTAATGCCAAAGTTAGGTCTGACAATGGAAGAAGGTACATTGATTGAGTGGTATATAAAAGAAGGGGATTCATTTACAGAAGGGGATTTGATTTATTCTGTTGAAACAGAAAAATTAACCAATGATGTGGAGGCAAATCAAAGTGGTGAGATATTAGAAATATTGGTACAAGAAGGAGAAACAGTTCCTGTTAAAACACCTGTTGCCAATTTAGTTGGTTATGAAGGTGATTCAGCAGCAGAAAGCAAAGAGGAAGCTTCTCAAGAGGAAGCTGAGCCTAAAGAAGATGTTCAAGAAAAAGAGGTTAAAAAAGCAAAAAAAGAAATTTCCTCTGATATGAAGGTCGTTGCTGCTCCAAAAGCGAGAAAGATTGCATCTGATAATGATATAAGTTTAGAAGAAGTTGCAGCAGCATTGGGTAAAAGCAGATTATCAGTTTCTGATGTAGAAGAATATCTTGCAAGTGAACCCGAAGAAGTTGAAGTTGAAGTTAAAAAAGAGAAAAAAACAGCAGCTAAAAAACAATCTTCTTCTATGCGTAAAATAATAGCAGAAAGACTAACAGAAAGCTGGAGAGCACCTCATATTTATCTGCGCAGAGAAATAGATGTAGAAGCTCTAATGTGTTTTAAAGAATCATTAAAAGCAGAAGGTAGAAATGTTTCTTTAAATGATGTTATTACCTATGTTACTGCAAAAGCTATCAGTGACAGTAAAAAGGTAAATACAGTTGGAACTGGAGATGGAGAATTCGAGGTTGCAGAAGATATTAATATTGGCTTAGCTGTGGCTGTTGAAGATGGTCTCTTAGTACCAGTAGTTAAAAACGCAGATCAGTATAGAATTGAAGAACTGGCTGCTAAAAGCAGAGATTTAATTAGTAGAACAAAAGAAAATAAATTAACTCCAGATGAAATGCAGGGTGGAACATTTACAATAACAAATCTAGGCATGTTTGGAGTAGATGAGTTTACAGCTATTTTAAATCCACCCCAATCAGCTATTTTAGCAGTAGGTACAATAAAAGAAAAACTATATATAGACTCATTTAATGAGCTTCAGCAAAAAAGGGTAATTAACTTTACTCTGGGATTAGATCACAGATCAATTGATGGAGCAACTGGAGCTAAATTTATGCAGAAATTTGCCTCATATATTGAAAATCCATATTTATGTTTTTAA
- a CDS encoding VOC family protein codes for MEAVFKDVLQVGVVVKDLDSTMKTYADKYGIGPWVVYEFNKDTVADMEVEGERQDYRMKLAVADIGGVQWELIEPLDEISDYAKFLKEHGEGIHHVALDTESYESALKFCEENDLDPLQYGYWGSNFHYDYRKTQEDLKCIVELYGPEEDFEWPEPDAVYPEGPMEKEAVFKDLLQVGVVVKDLDSTMKTYADKYGIGPWVVYEFNKDTVVDMEIEGERQDYRMKLAVADIGGVQWELIEPLDEISDYAKFLKEHGEGIHHVALDTESYESALEFCEENDLDPLQYGYWGSNFHYDYRKTQEDLKCIVELYGPEEDFEWPEPDAVYPEEKSKV; via the coding sequence ATGGAAGCTGTATTTAAAGATGTTTTACAGGTGGGTGTAGTTGTGAAAGACCTGGATTCAACGATGAAAACTTATGCAGACAAATACGGTATTGGACCCTGGGTTGTTTATGAATTCAACAAGGATACAGTCGCAGATATGGAAGTTGAAGGAGAAAGACAGGACTACAGGATGAAGTTAGCAGTTGCAGATATTGGAGGAGTACAGTGGGAGCTTATTGAGCCTCTCGATGAGATCAGTGATTATGCTAAGTTTTTAAAAGAACATGGGGAAGGTATTCACCATGTTGCTCTTGATACTGAATCATATGAGAGTGCTTTAAAGTTTTGTGAGGAAAATGATCTGGACCCCCTCCAGTATGGTTACTGGGGAAGTAATTTTCACTATGATTACCGCAAAACTCAAGAAGATCTAAAATGTATAGTTGAACTGTACGGTCCAGAAGAAGATTTTGAGTGGCCTGAGCCTGATGCGGTTTATCCCGAGGGCCCGATGGAAAAAGAAGCTGTATTTAAAGATCTTTTACAGGTAGGTGTAGTTGTTAAAGACCTGGATTCAACGATGAAAACTTATGCAGATAAGTACGGTATTGGACCCTGGGTTGTTTATGAGTTCAACAAGGATACAGTCGTAGATATGGAAATTGAAGGAGAAAGACAGGACTACAGGATGAAGTTAGCAGTTGCTGATATTGGTGGTGTACAGTGGGAGCTTATTGAGCCTCTCGATGAGATCAGTGATTATGCTAAATTTTTAAAAGAACATGGGGAAGGTATTCACCATGTTGCTCTTGATACTGAATCATATGAGAGTGCTCTAGAATTTTGTGAGGAAAATGATCTGGACCCCCTCCAGTATGGTTACTGGGGAAGTAATTTTCACTATGATTACCGTAAAACTCAAGAAGATCTAAAATGTATAGTTGAACTTTATGGACCAGAAGAAGACTTTGAGTGGCCTGAACCTGATGCAGTTTATCCAGAGGAAAAGTCAAAAGTCTAA
- a CDS encoding 2,3-butanediol dehydrogenase: MKAALWYGPKDIRIEDVDVPKVKSGQVKIKVEWCGICGSDLHEYMVGPIFIPYKQKHPLTKMEAPIIMGHEFAGEVVEKADDVSNLEVGDKVTLEPIVACGECPNCQKGYYNICESLGFHGLAGGGGGLAEYTTFPAEFVHKLPDGVSTKEGALIEPIAVAVHSLRRADFLQGETAIVTGAGPIGLSTILSLKAAGAQQVISVEIADARKKFALEFGADHVLDPNEVDVIEEVNKLTDNKGVDVGFETTGVQAGFETAVAATARRGRIVVTSIWEEAVEFNLNNLVLTEKEIKGTIAYSKGVFPAVISLIKDGRIKASKMITEEIKLSDLVDKGFEELMGHKDKHVKIIVKPS, translated from the coding sequence ATGAAGGCAGCTCTTTGGTATGGACCTAAAGATATAAGAATAGAAGATGTTGATGTTCCAAAAGTAAAGTCCGGGCAGGTTAAAATTAAAGTAGAATGGTGTGGAATCTGTGGCTCTGACTTACATGAATATATGGTTGGACCAATTTTTATACCTTATAAACAAAAACACCCTTTAACAAAAATGGAAGCTCCGATTATTATGGGCCATGAATTTGCAGGAGAAGTTGTTGAAAAAGCAGATGATGTCTCTAATTTAGAAGTTGGTGATAAAGTAACTTTAGAACCTATAGTTGCCTGTGGTGAATGTCCTAACTGTCAAAAAGGATATTATAATATCTGTGAAAGCTTAGGCTTTCATGGTTTAGCTGGTGGAGGTGGAGGACTGGCAGAATATACAACATTCCCTGCTGAATTTGTCCATAAACTTCCCGATGGAGTAAGCACTAAAGAAGGTGCTTTAATTGAACCAATAGCAGTAGCTGTACACTCTCTAAGAAGAGCAGACTTTTTACAGGGAGAAACAGCTATAGTTACGGGAGCCGGTCCGATTGGTCTTTCAACAATACTCTCATTAAAAGCAGCCGGTGCTCAGCAGGTTATTTCGGTAGAAATTGCAGATGCTCGGAAAAAGTTTGCCCTGGAATTTGGAGCAGACCATGTTTTAGATCCCAATGAAGTTGATGTAATAGAAGAAGTTAATAAATTAACAGATAATAAAGGTGTAGATGTTGGTTTTGAAACGACAGGTGTCCAGGCTGGTTTTGAAACAGCAGTTGCAGCCACAGCCAGGAGAGGTAGAATTGTTGTAACAAGTATCTGGGAAGAAGCTGTAGAATTTAATCTTAATAATCTGGTTTTAACTGAAAAAGAAATAAAAGGTACAATCGCCTATTCAAAAGGTGTTTTCCCGGCAGTTATTTCTTTAATTAAAGATGGTAGAATCAAAGCTTCTAAAATGATAACAGAAGAGATTAAACTAAGTGATTTAGTTGACAAAGGATTTGAGGAGTTAATGGGTCACAAAGATAAACATGTAAAAATCATAGTAAAACCATCTTAA
- a CDS encoding SDR family NAD(P)-dependent oxidoreductase: MELKGKVALVTGGGRGLGEGIAKKLAEAGCDVAVADIDLDNAKKVAADIKDMGRKAVAIKVDVTKWEQVKSMVDKTIKELGSLDIAVNNAGVISIKSVEDLSEDDWDHVLDVNAKGVFLCAKAEIPHMKKQNWGRIINTASIAGKAGFPDLAHYSASKFAVVGFTNALAKELAPSTKITVNAICPGIIGTQMWYGDKGLANKWKGENESMDESWQRNQESLIPQGEAQTAEDMGDLAVYFATAPHVTGQAVAVDGGMTL; the protein is encoded by the coding sequence ATGGAACTAAAAGGTAAAGTTGCTCTTGTTACTGGTGGTGGCAGAGGTCTTGGTGAAGGGATTGCTAAAAAACTTGCAGAAGCTGGTTGTGATGTTGCAGTTGCTGATATCGATTTAGATAATGCCAAAAAAGTTGCAGCAGATATCAAAGATATGGGCAGAAAAGCTGTAGCGATTAAAGTTGATGTAACTAAATGGGAACAGGTTAAATCAATGGTCGATAAAACTATTAAAGAACTGGGCAGTCTTGACATTGCAGTTAATAATGCAGGTGTGATTTCTATTAAATCTGTCGAAGACTTAAGTGAAGATGATTGGGATCATGTTCTCGATGTTAATGCAAAGGGAGTTTTCCTCTGTGCAAAAGCTGAAATACCCCATATGAAAAAACAAAACTGGGGAAGGATCATTAACACAGCTTCTATAGCAGGAAAAGCTGGATTCCCTGATTTAGCTCACTACAGTGCTTCAAAATTTGCTGTGGTTGGTTTTACCAATGCTCTGGCCAAAGAATTAGCACCATCTACCAAAATTACTGTAAATGCTATCTGTCCAGGGATAATTGGAACCCAGATGTGGTATGGAGATAAAGGTCTTGCCAACAAATGGAAGGGCGAAAATGAATCTATGGATGAGTCCTGGCAGCGCAATCAAGAAAGTTTAATTCCTCAGGGTGAAGCCCAAACTGCAGAAGATATGGGAGATCTGGCGGTTTATTTTGCAACCGCTCCTCATGTAACCGGTCAGGCAGTAGCAGTTGATGGTGGTATGACTTTATAG
- a CDS encoding GNAT family N-acetyltransferase has protein sequence MKFIIKEFDELSTYELYKIIQVRINVFVVEQNCPYEECDDKDFDSYHLYYEDNENIAAYLRIIAAGVSYPEPSIGRVLVKKEYRRQGLASEMMKKAIEFIKENFKSEAIRISAQKYLLEFYQDLGFERVSEKYLEDDIPHYEMLCEF, from the coding sequence ATGAAATTTATTATCAAAGAATTTGATGAGCTTAGTACTTATGAATTATATAAGATTATCCAGGTCAGGATAAATGTTTTTGTGGTAGAACAAAATTGTCCTTATGAAGAATGTGATGATAAAGACTTTGATTCTTATCATTTATATTATGAGGATAATGAAAACATTGCAGCATACTTAAGAATTATAGCAGCCGGCGTTTCCTATCCGGAACCTTCAATCGGAAGAGTTTTAGTTAAAAAAGAATATAGAAGGCAGGGGCTAGCTTCGGAAATGATGAAAAAAGCTATAGAATTTATAAAAGAAAATTTCAAAAGTGAAGCTATAAGAATTTCAGCTCAAAAATATCTGCTGGAATTTTATCAAGATTTAGGTTTTGAAAGAGTTTCTGAAAAATATTTAGAAGATGATATTCCTCATTATGAAATGCTTTGTGAATTTTAA